The window CTATCTTGATGAGCAGGTGATTTTTTTCGTCTATACAATGCGCGGAGATCGACGAAGAATAATCACCGCCCGGCCCGCCACTCGCGATGAAACTGTGCTATATTATCAACGTTACCTTTTCGACTTGAGGTCAAAATAACCGCCATGGGTAGCCAAAAGAGAAGCATCGCCGAGGACGCTCCCACTGAGCCTAGGGATTGGGTGGCCGCCGTCGAAGTCCGCCCGGACAAGCGCCCGTTGATGAGAGGCGCGCCGGTGACTTTCTTCGTCTATGCCGCTTCAAATGATTCGACCTTATATGTCGCCCTGGACAAGAACGACGAAACGCTGCTTCCCGCCTGCCCCAAGAAGGGCCGATGGGAATTTTTTAAAAACTTTTCCGAATCGGGCCGTCCGCGAATCGGCTTCGATGAAGCTGCCGCGAAGAAAGATATAAAGAACAACGGCTATCATACCTTCCGGGTAAAGATCGATACATCCGAGGTTACCGCCAGAAAATCGGCATAACATGCGCGCCGCCGTAATCGTTTTTCCCGGATCAAATTGTGACCGTGACGTGCGGGTCTCATTGAGGCAGGCCATGGGCAAGGAGCCGTTCATGGTCTGGCATAAAGACAGCGAAATGCCCGATGTTGATCTGATCGTCGTTCCCGGCGGCTTTTCCTATGGCGATTACCTGCGGTGCGGCGCGATGGCTTCTCACTCGCCGATCATGAGGTCAGTGACGGCGAAGGTCAAAAAAGGCGTTCATGTGCTGGGCATCTGCAACGGCTTTCAGATTCTCACCGAGGCCGGGTTGCTTCCCGGAGCGCTGATGCGCAACGCCGACCTTAAGTACATCTGCAAGGACGTTCATTTGAGGGTTGAAAGCGCCGATACGC of the Rhodospirillales bacterium RIFCSPLOWO2_02_FULL_58_16 genome contains:
- a CDS encoding phosphoribosylformylglycinamidine synthase I, which translates into the protein MRAAVIVFPGSNCDRDVRVSLRQAMGKEPFMVWHKDSEMPDVDLIVVPGGFSYGDYLRCGAMASHSPIMRSVTAKVKKGVHVLGICNGFQILTEAGLLPGALMRNADLKYICKDVHLRVESADTPFTRKYEPGRTIRIPIAHHDGNYFADDAALERIEGEGQVAFRYCTPEGEVGKDANPNGSRGNIAGIFNQGRTVLGMMPHPERLADPR